The Penicillium oxalicum strain HP7-1 chromosome VI, whole genome shotgun sequence genome window below encodes:
- a CDS encoding Nitrogen regulatory protein nrfA → MEGLNHGGRGYGHGPVPGFEHGNPNGGARPSQSPALAFSGIDIDSHMMSDDLSFGSPFSPADSTANSKTHDGMLSDAIFPEWKTGAPRGNDNPDELQKSDPLAAQIWKLYTRTKSQLPNQERMENLTWRMMAMSLRRKEREQARASQLQKDSTSPNASGLSQLHLSEQVSTSSSDPHADMNMDATSDAMNIDDFIIPFDSPSDYSSHHPAADRHFNATPTASIPIKTRKDHPVHDTTVAASFPHPPPDQRNNSEFGYVPRRVRKTSIDERQFFSGLGAPTRKRPADASPQVPPVSNTALAHHSNLSTTLPDYSLDHPPPAFAMPGNGTVGGRRPQHHHTSSVPFNLDTLGVGDDHGIHSAGPYQQHFTFSPSESPMTSGHPFSNMYAQTPLASSLNSNEFFSPPPSGYQSTVSTPQPIYEGEQSLFFNDVPSTDSHAQRRIPNYLQQRTSNLSASLQPRHMFNSNTATSTSDFSAPSSVPIAPTPMHSSGFSVPQPQHVNPHQVLGASDFSSTAPTNSMFTFGGDSDNEDDDGPSYGRGGIAMPNDYSPMDEGDLNSGLNWDSGFSGSVQSLPGFSGLHRKQVTIGSIDVMESPSDWQHGSSLMGRGHGSAASVSDVRNRDMDPRRQKIARTVSTPNAQALLRQSMNGMTSNPPTNHPSPSTPPESGLSSAVPSRPGSPGGSRNGDPNAGPTTCTNCFTQTTPLWRRNPEGQPLCNACGLFLKLHGVVRPLSLKTDVIKKRNRSSANSLAVGTSRGSKKSSRKNSIQQAPSNLIASRTPNGNSSESPPAIGGSNTMGKPGVVPIAAAPPKAGPPAGVASARAGVQVAPRRQRRLEKAPAGSDPDGEDSPRANTSAGRSKVVPLAPAMPPAAANPANHSIAGGQGASQEWEWLTMSL, encoded by the exons ATGGAGGGTTTGAACCATGGAGGGCGTGGGTATGGGCACGGGCCCGTGCCTGGTTTCGAGCACGGCAATCCAAATGGGGGAGCCCGACCGTCGCAATCGCCCGCGCTGGCCTTTTCCGGAATCGATATCGACTCGCACATGATGTCCGATGATTTGTCTTTTGGCTCCCCCTTCAGCCCGGCCGACTCGACCGCCAACTCCAAGACTCACGACGGCATGCTCTCGGATGCCATCTTCCCCGAGTGGAAGACCGGTGCCCCACGAGGGAACGACAATCCGGATGAGCTGCAGAAGAGCGATCCCTTGGCCGCTCAGATCTGGAAGCTATACACGCGGACGAAATCCCAGCTCCCGAACCAAGAACGTATGGAGAACTTGACATGGCGCATGATGGCCATGAGTTTGAGACGCAAGGAACGGGAACAAGCCCG GGCATCACAACTCCAAAAAGACAGCACAAGTCCCAACGCTAGCGGACTTTCGCAATTGCATCTGTCCGAGCAGGTATCCACTTCCTCATCGGACCCTCACGCCGACATGAACATGGACGCAACCTCCGACGCCATGAATATCGATGATTTCATTATTCCCTTCGATTCCCCTTCCGACTACAGCTCTCACCACCCCGCGGCCGACCGGCACTTCAATGCAACCCCCACCGCCTCGATTCCCATCAAGACTCGCAAAGACCACCCGGTCCACGACACGACAGTAGCCGCCTCGTTCCCTCACCCACCGCCGGATCAGCGCAACAACAGCGAGTTTGGGTACGTTCCTCGAAGAGTGCGTAAGACCAGTATCGATGAGCGACAGTTCTTCTCCGGGTTGGGCGCTCCGACCAGGAAACGTCCCGCCGACGCCTCGCCCCAGGTGCCTCCGGTATCCAACACTGCGCTGGCGCACCACTCAAACCTGTCTACCACCCTACCCGACTACTCATTGGATCATCCACCGCCCGCCTTTGCAATGCCCGGGAATGGGACTGTCGGGGGCCGCCGTCCGCAGCACCATCACACTTCCAGCGTTCCCTTCAATCTGGACACTCTGGGCGTGGGTGATGATCACGGTATTCACTCGGCGGGGCCGTACCAGCAGCACTTCACATTCTCCCCTTCCGAGTCTCCCATGACCTCGGGCCATCCATTCTCCAACATGTATGCACAAACGCCATTAGCCTCCTCTCTGAACTCCAACGAGTTCTTCTCCCCGCCTCCTTCGGGTTATCAGTCCACCGTGTCGACTCCACAGCCAATCTACGAGGGCGAACAATCGTTGTTCTTTAATGACGTGCCCTCGACGGATTCGCACGCCCAGCGCCGCATTCCAAACTATCTGCAGCAGCGAACTTCAAACCTATCGGCGTCTCTGCAACCGCGTCACATGTTCAACTCGAACACTGCGACCTCCACCAGTGACTTTTCAGCTCCAAGCTCCGTCCCGATTGCGCCCACCCCGATGCACTCGTCCGGATTCTCCGTCCCGCAGCCTCAGCACGTGAACCCACACCAGGTGCTTGGAGCAAGCGACTTCTCATCGACCGCTCCGACCAACAGTATGTTTACGTTCGGGGGAGATTCCGacaatgaagatgacgatggccCATCGTACGGGCGGGGAGGAATTGCCATGCCCAACGACTACTCTCCCATGGACGAGGGCGATCTCAATTCGGGTCTGAACTGGGACAGCGGATTTTCCGGCTCAGTGCAATCCTTGCCCGGCTTCAGTGGGCTGCATCGCAAGCAAGTCACTATTGGATCAATTGACGTGATGGAAAGCCCCTCTGATTGGCAGCATGGCAGCAGCCTGATGGGCCGCGGTCACGGTTCCGCTGCGTCCGTGAGCGACGTTCGAAATCGCGACATGGATCCTCGGCGCCAGAAGATTGCCAGAACGGTCTCCACCCCTAACGCGCAGGCTCTGTTACGACAGAGCATGAACGGAATGACCAGTAATCCGCCAACCAACCATCCTTCCCCCAGCACGCCTCCAGAGTCTGGTCTGAGCAGTGCAGTGCCGTCACGTCCAGGTAGTCCCGGGGGCTCTAGAAATGGAGATCCCAACGCGGGGCCAACGACCTGCACCAACTGTTTTACCCAGACGACTCCCTTGTGGCGCCGTAATCCCGAAGGCCAGCCGCTGTGCAATGCCTGCGGTCTCTTCTTGAAGCTTCACGGTGTGGTCCGTCCCTTGTCGCTCAAGACCGACGTGATCAAGAAGCGCAACCGCAGCAGCGCCAATTCTCTGGCGGTGGGCACCTCCCGTGGCTCGAAGAAATCCTCTCGAAAAAACTCCATCCAGCAGGCGCCATCCAACTTGATTGCTTCTCGTACCCCCAACGGCAACTCCTCGGAGTCTCCTCCCGCCATTGGTGGCTCCAACACAATGGGCAAACCTGGCGTGGTCCCCATTGCTGCCGCTCCACCCAAGGCGGGCCCTCCCGCGGGTGTTGCGTCAGCCCGTGCTGGAGTGCAAGTGGCTCCGAGACGGCAGCGCCGTTTGGAGAAGGCCCCAGCCGGTTCTGATCCGGACGGTGAAGACAGTCCCCGAGCCAACACTTCCGCGGGTCGGTCGAAAGTAGTGCCTTTGGCACCTGCTATGCCTCCGGCGGCTGCCAACCCGGCTAATCACAGTATTGCCGGTGGCCAGGGCGCCAGTCAGGAGTGGGAGTGGCTCACTATGAGTCTATAG
- a CDS encoding Pre-rRNA-processing protein ipi1 translates to MGSSAKRKKEKQKDFQKPKLKVGKAKAKPENFTDTSFRSKAIVLNQQSLHVSAPNADSQFTHHLSLLSSKSDSQRRDSLAHLTTTIASRPVNSPLPQPVSVMLPSLLPLILDANNNVRTALLKLLRTLPNNDVQDHVAQLLPYVRAGMTHLAADIRVSAVEILSWMVEAAGEAVVSCAGGWIKTFNCFLSVLGWHTEESARWSSNRASFGKSGSQGRPMVKVLGALAGFLDAGIGAPGGAGAGDDDLADDLSSSPWPFPLCQTSQHMISDSATPYAYLNLFGQPRDEEGEMYETREDRYRVFSTRFLPAVERGLKSAREEGGELGRASSGVTKVLKEALSYGSGP, encoded by the exons ATGGGTTCCAGCGCAAAgcgaaagaaggagaagcaaaAGGACTTCCAG AAACCCAAACTCAAGgtcggcaaggccaaggcgaaGCCGGAGAACTTTACAGATACTAGTTTCCGATCAAAAG CCATTGTTCTGAATCAACAATCTCTCCATGTCTCCGCTCCCAATGCCGACAGCCAATTCACTCACCacctttcccttctctcgTCCAAATCGGATAGCCAACGGCGCGATTCGCTTGCCCACTTGACCACTACAATCGCATCGCGACCGGTCAATTCACCATTACCTCAACCTGTTAGCGTCATGCTCCCATCTCTGCTCCCTCTGATTCTTGACGCAAACAACAATGTGCGCACGGCACTTCTCAAGCTCCTGCGGACGCTTCCCAACAACGATGTGCAAGATCATGTGGCGCAATTGCTCCCTTATGTTCGTGCCGGTATGACCCATCTAGCAGCCGACATCCGTGTCTCTGCAGTCGAGATACTTTCTTGGATGGTTGAGGCGGCTGGAGAGGCAGTCGTTTCTTGTGCAGGCGGATGGATCAAGACCTTCAACTGTTTCTTATCAGTCCTGGGCTGGCACACTGAGGAGTCGGCGCGCTGGTCGTCCAATCGGGCCTCGTTTGGAAAGTCTGGCAGTCAGGGTCGACCGATGGTGAAGGTTCTTGGTGCATTGGCGGGATTCTTAGATGCTGGTATTGGGGCTCCAGGAGGGGCTGGTGCCGGAGATGATGACCTGGCAGATGAcctgtcttcttccccatgGCCATTCCCCTTGTGTCAAACGAGCCAGCACATGATCTCCGACTCGGCTACACCTTATGCCTACTTGAACTTGTTTGGCCAGCCGCGAGACGAGGAGGGCGAAATGTACGAGACTCGCGAGGACCGATACCGGGTGTTCTCCACCCGGTTCTTGCCAGCCGTTGAGCGTGGACTCAAAAGCGCCAGAGAGGAGGGCGGCGAGTTGGGTCGTGCCTCGTCCGGGGTCACGAAAGTGTTGAAAGAGGCACTTTCCTATGGATCTGGACCTTGA